The Aequorivita sublithincola DSM 14238 genome window below encodes:
- a CDS encoding glycosyltransferase family 2 protein, which translates to MKVAVVILNWNGKDLLEKFLPSVVNFSSEATIYVADNDSTDDSVSFISEFFPTVQIIQNRVNGGYAKGYNDALKNLSEEIFVLLNSDVEVTKNWLQPIISEFEKDNSVVAAQPKILDYKNKEYFEYAGAAGGFIDKYGYPYCRGRIFDTLEKDEGQYNDISEIFWASGACLFVKAQAFWKAGGLDEDYFAHQEEIDLCWRLQSKGGKIFYIGTSKVYHVGGATLAALNPQKTFFNFRNSLLNILKNTSGFSTFSSIFARMLLDGIAAFQFLIQGKPKHFVAILKAHFSFYGLFPKFLKKRKKYSSNFKYFKIKSIVFQYFMRKKKYFNKL; encoded by the coding sequence GTGAAAGTAGCAGTGGTCATACTCAATTGGAACGGAAAGGATTTGCTCGAAAAATTCCTACCCTCAGTGGTAAATTTTTCTTCCGAAGCTACCATTTATGTTGCAGATAATGATTCTACAGATGATTCCGTTTCTTTTATTTCAGAATTTTTTCCGACGGTACAAATCATTCAAAACAGAGTGAATGGCGGCTATGCGAAAGGTTATAACGATGCACTAAAAAATCTTTCCGAAGAAATCTTCGTTCTTCTTAACAGTGATGTTGAAGTAACTAAAAACTGGTTACAACCAATCATTTCAGAATTCGAAAAAGATAACTCGGTAGTTGCCGCTCAACCAAAAATCCTTGATTATAAAAACAAGGAATATTTTGAATATGCAGGAGCAGCTGGCGGATTCATTGACAAATACGGCTACCCTTATTGCCGTGGACGCATTTTTGATACTTTGGAAAAAGATGAAGGTCAATACAATGATATTTCTGAAATCTTTTGGGCTTCGGGAGCCTGTCTTTTTGTGAAAGCTCAAGCTTTTTGGAAAGCTGGCGGACTGGATGAAGACTACTTCGCTCATCAAGAGGAAATCGATCTTTGCTGGCGTTTGCAATCTAAAGGTGGAAAAATATTTTATATCGGAACCTCAAAAGTGTATCATGTTGGCGGTGCTACTTTAGCAGCTTTAAATCCTCAAAAAACCTTCTTCAACTTCCGAAATTCACTTTTAAATATTTTAAAAAACACAAGTGGATTCAGCACTTTCAGCTCTATTTTTGCACGAATGCTATTGGATGGAATTGCAGCATTTCAATTTTTAATTCAAGGAAAACCCAAACACTTCGTTGCTATTCTAAAAGCACACTTTAGTTTTTATGGCTTGTTTCCCAAATTTCTAAAGAAAAGAAAGAAATATTCTTCAAATTTTAAATATTTCAAGATCAAATCTATTGTATTTCAATATTTTATGCGAAAAAAGAAATATTTTAACAAACTATAA
- a CDS encoding type I restriction enzyme HsdR N-terminal domain-containing protein, translated as MQNLNFPKYSFRFKSSENKTLVFDEIRKKFVVLAPEEWVRLHVVQFLLKEKKYPKSLINVEKQLKLNNTIKRYDVVVFNNDGSIFLIVECKAPSIPITQLTFDQIARYNLALDAEYLMVTNGLEHFYCQIDFENKRYNFLKDIPVRD; from the coding sequence ATGCAAAACCTCAACTTCCCCAAATATTCCTTCCGCTTCAAAAGTAGCGAAAATAAAACGTTGGTTTTTGATGAAATTCGAAAAAAATTCGTGGTACTCGCACCAGAGGAATGGGTTCGATTGCACGTTGTTCAATTTCTTTTGAAAGAAAAAAAATATCCCAAAAGCCTTATAAACGTTGAAAAACAATTGAAACTTAACAACACAATAAAAAGATATGACGTTGTGGTTTTCAACAACGACGGCAGTATATTTTTGATTGTGGAATGCAAAGCGCCGTCAATACCGATTACCCAGCTCACTTTTGATCAAATTGCCAGATACAACCTTGCGTTAGATGCTGAATATCTAATGGTTACCAACGGCTTGGAACACTTTTATTGTCAAATAGATTTTGAAAATAAACGCTATAATTTTCTGAAAGATATTCCGGTTAGGGATTAG
- the holA gene encoding DNA polymerase III subunit delta, whose product MPLDKVKSIINDIKNGNTKPIYFLMGEEPYYIDGISKYIEQQVLSEEEKGFNQMVLYGRDVTIEDIISNAKRYPMMAEKQVVIVKEAQDLSRTIENLVSYAANPQPTTILVLCYKYKTLDKRKKLAKTAAKTGVLFESKKLYDNQVPDWIKRVLAGKGYTITPKAAQMLVEFLGNDLGKVNNELEKLQLILKPGEQITPQIIEENIGISKDFNNFELQNAIGAKDIKKAFAIIQYFSQNPKNNPLVVTVSLLYSFFSKLLKYHALTNKGDAAKALGVHPFFIKDYQTAARNYPMKKVSAIISAIREVDMKSKGVGAANLPQGDLLKELLVNIFN is encoded by the coding sequence ATGCCTTTAGACAAAGTTAAATCCATCATCAACGATATTAAAAACGGAAACACTAAACCAATCTACTTTTTGATGGGTGAGGAGCCGTATTATATTGATGGCATTTCAAAATACATTGAACAGCAGGTTTTGTCTGAAGAAGAAAAGGGTTTCAACCAGATGGTGCTTTACGGTCGTGATGTTACTATTGAAGATATTATCAGCAACGCCAAGCGCTACCCTATGATGGCTGAAAAACAAGTTGTGATTGTTAAAGAGGCGCAAGACCTTTCCAGAACTATAGAAAATTTGGTGAGTTATGCCGCTAATCCGCAACCTACAACCATTTTAGTGCTTTGCTACAAATATAAAACCTTAGATAAGCGAAAGAAACTTGCTAAAACAGCCGCCAAAACAGGTGTTCTTTTTGAAAGCAAAAAATTATACGACAATCAAGTTCCAGATTGGATAAAGCGAGTTTTGGCGGGTAAAGGATATACAATCACTCCAAAAGCCGCGCAAATGTTGGTGGAGTTTCTAGGGAATGATTTAGGAAAAGTAAACAATGAGCTTGAAAAGTTGCAGCTAATTTTAAAACCTGGAGAGCAAATCACACCACAAATAATTGAAGAAAATATTGGAATCAGCAAGGATTTCAACAACTTTGAATTACAGAATGCCATTGGTGCAAAGGATATAAAAAAGGCATTTGCCATTATTCAATATTTTTCGCAGAACCCAAAAAACAATCCGTTGGTGGTGACGGTATCTTTGCTTTACAGTTTCTTTTCAAAATTGTTGAAATATCACGCACTAACCAACAAAGGCGATGCAGCAAAAGCATTGGGAGTTCATCCTTTCTTTATAAAAGATTACCAAACTGCAGCCCGCAATTATCCTATGAAAAAAGTTAGTGCGATTATATCTGCAATTCGTGAAGTAGATATGAAAAGTAAAGGAGTAGGCGCTGCTAACCTTCCACAAGGCGATTTGTTGAAAGAATTGTTGGTTAATATTTTTAATTAA
- a CDS encoding DoxX family protein, protein MNNTSSHNLGLLLLRIGFGGMMLTHGIPKLLKLLSGDLSFGDPIGIGATASLILVNMGEVLFPILVIVGFKTRLTSIPVIITMAVAAFIVHAADPLGTKEKAILFLVGFLAIAFLGPGKYSVDRK, encoded by the coding sequence ATGAACAACACATCTAGTCATAACTTAGGATTACTATTACTTCGCATAGGTTTTGGTGGAATGATGCTAACTCACGGAATACCAAAACTGTTGAAATTGCTTTCTGGCGATTTATCTTTTGGCGATCCTATTGGTATTGGAGCTACCGCATCCTTAATTTTGGTCAATATGGGTGAAGTTCTTTTTCCTATACTTGTTATTGTTGGATTCAAAACTCGATTAACTTCAATTCCCGTAATAATTACAATGGCAGTTGCTGCTTTTATAGTTCATGCCGCTGATCCTTTGGGAACAAAAGAAAAAGCAATACTGTTTTTAGTCGGCTTTCTTGCAATTGCGTTTTTGGGTCCTGGAAAGTATTCGGTTGATAGGAAATAA
- the menA gene encoding 1,4-dihydroxy-2-naphthoate octaprenyltransferase → MKKITAWFAAARLRTLPLSVSGIIVGASFGNEHSLIERPLAFGFGGSSVWQSGLFWLAIFVTVGFQVLSNFANDYGDGIRGTDTIRHGEKRMVASGIISPKEMKIGMFIIGIITFILASILIFMAFGNESLIISFIFFNLAIVSIIAAVKYTVGKKAYGYSGLGDVFVFLFFGLVSVLGSYYLFTHFINWQLILPAIAIGCFSAAVLNLNNMRDIENDAAAGKNTLVVKLGSEKSKRYHTFLLIFGMLSAVLFTFLNYVEPLQFVYLIAFVPFLLNIKTVFKNKEPKLLDAELKKVALSTFLFAILFSIFM, encoded by the coding sequence ATGAAAAAAATTACAGCTTGGTTTGCCGCGGCTAGATTGCGAACATTACCGCTTTCGGTTTCGGGGATTATTGTGGGAGCGTCTTTTGGCAATGAGCATTCGCTAATTGAAAGACCTTTGGCTTTCGGTTTTGGAGGTTCATCTGTTTGGCAATCTGGTCTTTTCTGGTTGGCAATATTCGTTACTGTTGGCTTCCAAGTACTTTCAAATTTCGCAAACGATTATGGCGATGGCATCCGTGGAACCGATACTATAAGACACGGAGAAAAACGAATGGTCGCTTCGGGAATTATTTCACCCAAAGAAATGAAAATCGGGATGTTCATTATAGGAATCATCACTTTCATTCTAGCTTCAATTTTAATCTTTATGGCTTTTGGAAATGAAAGTCTTATAATTTCATTTATATTTTTCAATCTTGCTATTGTTTCAATAATTGCCGCCGTAAAATATACTGTTGGTAAAAAAGCATACGGCTACTCTGGCTTGGGCGATGTTTTCGTGTTTCTGTTTTTTGGATTGGTAAGTGTTTTGGGAAGTTATTATTTATTTACACATTTCATCAATTGGCAACTCATTTTACCGGCAATTGCAATTGGATGTTTTAGTGCTGCTGTATTAAATCTTAACAATATGCGCGATATCGAAAATGACGCGGCTGCCGGAAAAAACACGTTAGTTGTAAAATTGGGAAGTGAAAAGTCAAAACGATATCACACTTTTCTATTAATTTTTGGGATGTTGAGCGCTGTTTTATTCACATTCCTAAACTATGTTGAGCCATTGCAATTTGTATATCTCATTGCTTTTGTTCCGTTCTTATTAAACATTAAAACAGTATTCAAAAATAAAGAACCTAAATTGTTAGATGCAGAATTGAAAAAGGTTGCCTTGAGCACTTTTTTGTTTGCAATCTTGTTTAGTATATTTATGTAA
- a CDS encoding metal-dependent hydrolase, with the protein MKITFYGQNCLGIEIKGKHIIVDPFISGNDLAKDKIDVDSLKADYILLTHAHQDHTLDAARIARRTGAIIVSNFEIANHYEAKGIEVHPMNHGGSWKFEFGKVKFVNAIHTSSFPDGSYGGQPGGFVIEGEHKNIYIAGDTALTMDMKLIPMHTKLDLAILPIGDNFTMGIDDAIIASDFVQCDKVLGVHYDTFGYIEIDHEEAKRKFYDANKDLMLLEIGESIEL; encoded by the coding sequence ATGAAAATTACATTCTACGGTCAAAATTGCCTCGGTATTGAAATAAAAGGAAAACACATTATAGTAGATCCTTTCATTTCCGGAAATGACTTGGCAAAAGACAAAATAGACGTTGACAGTCTGAAAGCCGATTATATTCTGCTAACGCACGCACATCAAGATCATACCTTAGATGCTGCAAGAATAGCGAGAAGAACTGGTGCTATTATTGTTAGCAATTTTGAAATTGCAAATCATTATGAAGCAAAAGGCATTGAGGTTCATCCAATGAATCACGGTGGAAGCTGGAAGTTTGAGTTTGGAAAGGTGAAGTTTGTAAACGCCATTCACACCAGCAGTTTTCCTGATGGCAGTTACGGCGGCCAGCCTGGCGGTTTTGTAATTGAAGGCGAACACAAAAACATCTACATTGCAGGCGATACTGCCTTAACGATGGATATGAAATTAATCCCAATGCATACAAAACTGGATTTGGCGATTCTTCCCATCGGCGATAACTTTACTATGGGAATAGACGACGCGATTATTGCCAGCGATTTTGTGCAGTGCGATAAAGTGCTAGGCGTACATTATGATACGTTCGGTTATATAGAAATTGACCACGAAGAAGCAAAGCGTAAGTTTTATGATGCCAATAAGGATTTGATGTTATTAGAAATAGGAGAGTCTATTGAACTATAA
- a CDS encoding o-succinylbenzoate synthase, translating into MKAEFQKHILIFKRPSGTSRGVLNTKETYFLVLKNEESFGVGECGLLRGLSIDDLPEYEEELKGVCENIDLGVNEANLYEALQEFPSIQFGLETAFKSLNSKNPFEIFSSEFTRGEASIPINGLVWMGDKVFMKEQISEKLKQGFTCIKMKIGAIDFKTELELLKSIRKEFSASEVELRADANGAFSPKEALEKLKVLSDLQLHSIEQPIKQGQWQEMARLCEETPLAIALDEELIGVFSEEEKNNLLNTIKPQFIILKPSLIGGFRGSDRWINLAEKHNAGWWITSALESNVGLSAISQYTFTKNSKLPQGLGTGSLYTNNIESPLRVSNGALHYNQNANWNFQF; encoded by the coding sequence ATGAAAGCTGAATTTCAAAAACATATCCTAATCTTCAAACGTCCCAGCGGAACTTCTCGAGGGGTTTTGAACACGAAAGAAACGTATTTTCTTGTTCTTAAAAACGAAGAAAGTTTTGGAGTGGGAGAGTGTGGCTTGCTTCGCGGACTGAGCATAGATGATCTTCCAGAATATGAAGAAGAGTTGAAAGGAGTATGCGAGAATATTGATTTAGGCGTAAATGAAGCAAATTTATACGAAGCCTTACAAGAATTTCCATCAATTCAGTTTGGCTTGGAAACCGCCTTCAAATCTTTAAATTCAAAAAACCCGTTTGAAATTTTTTCTTCGGAATTTACGCGTGGCGAAGCTTCAATCCCAATAAATGGTTTGGTTTGGATGGGTGATAAAGTTTTTATGAAGGAACAGATTTCAGAAAAACTGAAACAAGGTTTCACTTGCATCAAAATGAAGATCGGCGCGATTGATTTCAAAACCGAATTGGAGCTTTTAAAATCAATACGCAAAGAATTTTCAGCTTCAGAAGTAGAATTACGCGCAGATGCAAACGGTGCTTTTTCACCCAAAGAAGCGCTAGAGAAATTGAAAGTACTTTCAGATTTACAACTTCATTCCATAGAACAACCCATAAAACAAGGACAATGGCAAGAAATGGCGCGACTTTGTGAAGAAACGCCACTTGCAATAGCATTGGATGAGGAACTTATCGGCGTTTTTTCAGAAGAAGAAAAAAACAACTTGCTCAACACTATAAAACCACAATTCATCATCTTAAAACCCTCGTTAATTGGCGGTTTTCGCGGAAGCGATAGGTGGATAAACCTCGCAGAAAAGCACAATGCCGGTTGGTGGATTACTTCGGCCTTGGAAAGCAATGTAGGTTTGAGTGCTATTTCGCAATATACCTTCACAAAAAACAGTAAATTGCCGCAAGGTTTGGGCACGGGTAGCCTTTACACAAATAATATTGAAAGTCCACTGAGAGTTTCCAATGGAGCACTACATTATAATCAAAATGCTAATTGGAATTTTCAGTTTTAA
- a CDS encoding CPBP family intramembrane glutamic endopeptidase encodes MYIKQAFKSLHEWWRYLVGFIVIFLASQFGSIPLLMAVMFKVMADGGDIESIQDPNVMMTVLDSNLTLFLMLLSFAVGLLGVYFVVRYLHRQPFVELTTSRKKTDWGRIFFGFGLITITTLVVTGLDYYSNPEDYVLQFDLVPFVILAVIAVIMIPLQTSFEEYLFRGYLMQGIGVMAKNKWLPLIITSVVFGGLHLANPEVDKFGNIIMIYYIGTGFFLGIMTLMDEGMELALGFHAGNNLITALLVTADWTVFKTNSVLKDISDPSAGFDVIAPVLILYPIFLLLMAWRYKWCDWGGKLFGKVEEPVVIVEENNPNSTFIE; translated from the coding sequence ATGTACATAAAACAAGCCTTTAAATCCCTGCACGAATGGTGGCGCTATCTAGTAGGTTTTATTGTAATTTTTCTTGCTAGTCAGTTTGGGTCTATTCCATTACTTATGGCAGTTATGTTTAAAGTGATGGCTGATGGTGGAGACATAGAATCCATTCAAGATCCGAATGTAATGATGACAGTTTTGGATTCTAACCTCACGCTGTTTTTGATGTTGCTCAGTTTTGCAGTTGGTTTATTAGGCGTTTATTTTGTGGTTCGCTACCTTCATAGACAACCATTTGTTGAACTAACAACCTCACGAAAAAAAACCGATTGGGGCCGTATTTTTTTCGGTTTTGGACTTATAACAATAACCACACTTGTGGTAACTGGTTTAGATTATTATAGCAATCCAGAAGATTACGTTTTGCAATTCGATTTGGTTCCTTTTGTAATTCTAGCGGTTATTGCTGTAATTATGATTCCATTGCAAACAAGTTTTGAGGAATATCTCTTTAGGGGTTATTTAATGCAAGGAATTGGTGTAATGGCAAAAAATAAATGGTTGCCTTTAATTATTACATCAGTAGTTTTTGGTGGACTGCACCTCGCTAATCCAGAGGTGGATAAGTTTGGAAACATAATAATGATTTATTACATAGGTACAGGTTTTTTCTTAGGAATAATGACTTTGATGGACGAAGGAATGGAACTAGCGCTAGGTTTCCACGCTGGAAATAACTTGATTACGGCGCTTTTGGTAACTGCGGATTGGACCGTTTTTAAGACTAATTCAGTTCTTAAAGATATTTCAGATCCTTCTGCAGGATTTGATGTAATTGCTCCGGTGCTAATTCTATATCCAATTTTCTTACTCCTTATGGCTTGGCGCTACAAATGGTGTGATTGGGGTGGGAAACTCTTTGGGAAAGTGGAAGAACCAGTTGTTATTGTAGAAGAAAACAATCCGAATTCAACATTTATTGAATAG